One Maribacter cobaltidurans genomic window carries:
- the thrC gene encoding threonine synthase, whose protein sequence is MKFYSLHKKAPDVSFKEAVINGIAPDKGLYFPERIEPLPKSFFEKIEELSNHEIALNAIHQFVSDEIPNEVLRKILDNTLDFEFPVVEIEDNVATLELFHGPTMAFKDVGARFMAQCLGYFSQDNKTEVTVLVATSGDTGGAVANGFLGVDGVKVVILYPSGKVSDIQERQLTTLGQNITALEVEGTFDDCQAMVKTAFLDEKLLKNMKLTSANSINVARWLPQLFYFLFAYKQAKNRGKEIVFSVPSGNFGNICAGMVAQKLGMPVKHFIAATNVNDTVPEFMKTQSYKPKPSTATISNAMDVGDPSNFVRIRHLFEDDFETLKDHLSSYSFTDSETKKALLDIYDSSGYCADPHGAVGYLGLKKYQQNHPNTYGIFLETAHPVKFLDVVEETIGKKLPLPPQIQKVMDKDKKSIKIKTYSDLSSFLLNR, encoded by the coding sequence TTGAAATTTTACAGTCTACATAAAAAAGCACCGGATGTTTCCTTTAAGGAAGCCGTAATCAATGGTATAGCACCAGATAAGGGACTTTACTTCCCAGAACGTATTGAACCACTTCCAAAAAGCTTTTTTGAAAAAATTGAGGAACTTTCAAACCACGAGATAGCCTTAAATGCCATCCATCAGTTTGTAAGCGACGAAATACCTAATGAAGTGCTGCGCAAAATTCTTGATAATACATTGGATTTTGAGTTTCCAGTGGTTGAAATTGAAGATAACGTAGCAACCTTGGAACTTTTTCACGGTCCTACCATGGCGTTTAAGGATGTTGGTGCCCGGTTCATGGCCCAATGCTTGGGTTATTTTTCCCAAGACAACAAGACAGAGGTCACCGTTTTGGTGGCAACATCTGGAGATACTGGAGGCGCCGTGGCTAATGGATTCTTAGGGGTTGATGGTGTAAAGGTTGTTATCCTCTATCCGAGCGGAAAAGTAAGTGATATCCAAGAAAGACAATTGACCACCTTAGGTCAAAATATTACGGCATTGGAAGTAGAAGGTACTTTTGATGATTGCCAGGCCATGGTAAAAACAGCTTTTCTGGACGAAAAACTCCTGAAGAACATGAAATTGACCTCGGCCAACTCCATTAATGTTGCCCGTTGGTTACCGCAATTGTTTTACTTTCTTTTTGCTTATAAACAAGCTAAAAATCGGGGCAAGGAAATTGTATTTTCCGTGCCCTCCGGTAACTTTGGGAATATATGTGCCGGTATGGTCGCCCAAAAACTAGGAATGCCCGTAAAACATTTTATAGCGGCGACCAATGTCAATGATACGGTTCCCGAGTTTATGAAAACTCAATCCTATAAACCTAAACCTTCTACTGCAACTATCTCAAACGCTATGGACGTTGGAGACCCCAGTAATTTTGTGAGAATAAGGCATTTGTTTGAGGACGATTTTGAAACCTTAAAAGACCACCTCTCCTCCTACTCCTTTACCGATTCAGAAACTAAAAAAGCACTTTTGGATATCTATGACTCAAGTGGATATTGTGCGGATCCGCATGGTGCAGTAGGGTATTTGGGATTAAAAAAATATCAGCAAAACCATCCAAATACCTATGGCATATTCTTGGAAACGGCACATCCTGTCAAGTTTTTGGATGTGGTGGAAGAAACTATAGGTAAAAAACTTCCCTTACCACCTCAAATTCAAAAGGTAATGGACAAGGATAAAAAATCCATCAAAATAAAAACCTATTCGGATTTAAGTTCCTTCTTATTGAATCGCTAG
- a CDS encoding NAD(P)H-hydrate dehydratase codes for MKVFTAQQIYNADKATIERQQISSDELMERAATQIFNWMHLRMQGAPVKIHLFCGIGNNGGDGLALARQLWEHGYNIAVYVVKYSEKRSKDFLTNLDRLKDRKIWPVYLDADSELPSIGPDDIIVDAIFGIGLNRTPDDWVSQLIQHLNKTKAFILSVDIPSGLFTDSVPKDSASVIQSNYVLSFQVPKLVFFLPQTGIYVEQWEVLDIGLDTAYLMETETEYELIAKNEVLQFYRPRTKYSHKGTYGHSLIIGGSYGKIGAVTLASKSALKAGSGLVTAYVPECGYQIVQTSVPEVMVLTNGESLIEAIDFEIEPTVIGIGIGMGTEDKTVKALEKFLKVNKMPLVVDADALNILSKNQNLLQFLPKESILTPHPKELERLVGKWKDDFEKLKKVKEFSEKQNVVMVIKGAHTITFFKGRGYINTTGNPGMATAGSGDTLTGIITGLVAQGYPSLHAAILGVYIHGKSADLSIANKGYQALTATDIIESMGSAFIDLFTSPEKEAPVEVETNEN; via the coding sequence ATGAAGGTTTTTACCGCACAACAGATTTATAATGCCGATAAGGCAACCATAGAAAGGCAACAAATATCTAGCGATGAACTTATGGAAAGGGCCGCAACCCAGATTTTTAATTGGATGCACTTGAGAATGCAAGGAGCACCGGTAAAGATTCATTTGTTTTGCGGAATAGGTAATAATGGGGGAGATGGTCTTGCTTTGGCTAGGCAATTGTGGGAACACGGTTATAACATTGCCGTTTATGTCGTTAAGTATAGTGAAAAACGCTCAAAGGATTTTCTAACCAATTTGGACCGGTTAAAAGATCGAAAGATCTGGCCGGTTTATTTGGATGCCGATAGTGAACTTCCAAGTATTGGCCCTGATGATATTATTGTAGATGCCATATTTGGAATAGGCCTGAACAGAACTCCCGATGATTGGGTATCGCAATTGATTCAGCATTTAAACAAGACCAAGGCCTTTATACTTTCGGTTGATATTCCATCCGGACTTTTTACGGATAGCGTTCCAAAAGATTCGGCTTCCGTGATACAGTCCAATTATGTGCTGAGTTTTCAAGTTCCAAAATTGGTTTTTTTTCTTCCCCAAACAGGAATTTATGTTGAACAATGGGAGGTTTTGGATATTGGATTGGATACGGCCTATTTAATGGAGACCGAAACGGAGTATGAACTGATAGCAAAGAATGAAGTGCTTCAATTTTATCGGCCTAGAACTAAATATTCTCACAAAGGAACCTATGGACATTCCCTGATCATTGGTGGAAGTTATGGAAAAATTGGTGCGGTGACCTTGGCGAGTAAATCCGCCTTAAAAGCCGGAAGTGGATTGGTAACGGCCTATGTCCCGGAGTGTGGTTATCAAATCGTACAGACTTCGGTTCCAGAAGTAATGGTTTTGACTAATGGAGAATCCTTAATAGAAGCTATTGACTTTGAAATAGAACCAACGGTCATTGGTATTGGGATCGGTATGGGTACGGAGGATAAAACGGTCAAGGCCCTGGAGAAATTTTTAAAAGTAAATAAAATGCCATTGGTTGTGGATGCGGATGCTCTTAACATATTGTCCAAGAACCAAAATTTGTTGCAATTTTTGCCTAAAGAATCCATTTTAACACCTCACCCAAAGGAGCTGGAAAGGCTTGTGGGAAAATGGAAGGATGACTTTGAAAAGCTAAAAAAGGTAAAGGAGTTTTCAGAAAAACAAAATGTGGTTATGGTAATCAAGGGAGCCCATACCATAACCTTTTTTAAGGGTAGGGGCTATATTAATACCACAGGTAATCCTGGCATGGCTACTGCGGGTAGCGGGGATACCCTTACCGGCATTATTACCGGTTTAGTGGCTCAGGGATACCCAAGCCTACATGCGGCCATTTTGGGGGTTTATATCCATGGTAAATCTGCAGATTTATCCATAGCAAATAAGGGGTATCAGGCTTTAACGGCCACTGATATCATAGAAAGTATGGGTAGCGCTTTTATCGATTTGTTTACTTCTCCGGAAAAGGAAGCACCGGTAGAAGTAGAGACAAATGAAAATTAA
- a CDS encoding STAS/SEC14 domain-containing protein: MKVGAVNKKIIVREYNLEVGKIQVFDDYMVSIFDEGATLTLERAYQIIGISEIHFRNKNFGFISLRKNSYAIDPTIYNYLKELENLKAFAIVSVKEIDMHNFKIEKLFYKKPMKFFIEYDNALKWIKRRISSK; the protein is encoded by the coding sequence ATGAAGGTAGGAGCTGTGAACAAAAAAATCATAGTACGGGAGTATAATCTCGAGGTTGGTAAAATTCAGGTTTTTGATGATTATATGGTATCCATTTTTGATGAAGGTGCCACTTTAACCCTAGAGAGAGCGTATCAAATAATAGGGATTTCTGAAATACATTTTAGAAACAAAAATTTTGGCTTTATAAGTCTTAGGAAAAATTCTTATGCCATTGACCCAACCATTTATAACTATTTAAAAGAGCTGGAGAACCTAAAGGCATTCGCCATAGTATCGGTCAAGGAAATAGATATGCACAATTTCAAAATCGAAAAGCTTTTTTACAAAAAACCTATGAAATTTTTCATAGAGTATGATAATGCGCTAAAGTGGATTAAACGAAGGATATCTTCTAAATAA
- a CDS encoding homoserine kinase: MEEVRVFCPATIANISCGFDVLGLALDSVGDEMVVRKTIKKGVFITKIDGQNLPLQTEKNAAGVAGLALLEKSNYPGGFEIEIYKKIKPGSGIGSSAASSAGAVWAMDYLLGHPFTKTELVTFAMEGERLASEVAHADNVAPALFGDFTLVRSYTPLDIVPIKAPEELYATIIHPQIEVKTSDSRKILKTTLSMETAIKQWGNVGGLIAGLLQNDYELIGRSLEDHIVEPIRSILIPGFDKVKKASLEAGALGAGISGSGPSIFALCRGRDNAENVARTMKEVYVNIGVEHDIHVSKINHEGVRLV; encoded by the coding sequence ATGGAAGAAGTAAGAGTGTTCTGTCCGGCGACCATTGCCAATATTTCCTGCGGGTTTGATGTCCTAGGTTTGGCCCTCGATTCCGTTGGCGACGAAATGGTCGTGCGAAAAACCATTAAGAAGGGAGTTTTTATTACCAAAATTGATGGACAGAACCTACCCCTTCAAACCGAAAAAAATGCGGCCGGTGTCGCGGGCTTAGCCCTACTGGAAAAATCAAACTATCCCGGAGGGTTTGAAATAGAAATCTATAAAAAAATAAAACCGGGAAGCGGTATTGGCAGTAGTGCAGCAAGTTCTGCAGGAGCGGTTTGGGCTATGGACTATTTATTGGGACACCCTTTCACAAAAACCGAATTGGTGACTTTTGCCATGGAGGGTGAACGCCTGGCCAGCGAGGTAGCCCATGCAGATAATGTGGCCCCTGCCCTATTTGGCGACTTTACACTGGTAAGAAGCTATACACCCTTGGACATTGTACCAATAAAGGCTCCGGAAGAATTATACGCAACCATAATCCATCCGCAAATTGAAGTAAAGACTTCGGACTCCAGAAAAATTCTAAAAACCACATTGTCTATGGAAACAGCCATCAAACAATGGGGAAATGTTGGCGGATTGATAGCTGGATTGCTTCAAAATGACTACGAACTGATAGGCCGTTCCTTAGAAGACCATATCGTAGAACCCATACGCTCTATACTTATTCCTGGCTTTGATAAGGTCAAAAAGGCATCACTGGAGGCAGGCGCTCTTGGCGCGGGTATTTCTGGATCGGGACCTTCCATTTTTGCCCTGTGTAGGGGAAGGGACAACGCGGAAAACGTAGCTAGGACCATGAAAGAAGTGTATGTGAATATTGGTGTGGAACATGATATTCATGTCTCCAAAATAAATCATGAAGGAGTGAGGCTCGTTTAA
- the thrA gene encoding bifunctional aspartate kinase/homoserine dehydrogenase I, whose protein sequence is MKVLKFGGSSVASPENIIKIKNILSSYDDRIIVVVSAFGGITDQLLQAGDLAARQKTEYKEVLREIESRHLDTVKELIPITSQSKALSKVKSELNVLETLLEGAYFIGEITPKLSDKIVSFGELLSSYIISEYLISEELDVVYKDSRDLIKTFKLAGKNVVDFAVTDSNCRDFFATNTASISVCPGFIATSKNDEITTLGRGGSDYTAAIYAAALEADILEIWTDVSGMYTANPKLVKQAKAITHISYEEAMELSHFGAKVLYPPTIQPVLSKGISIIIKNTFKPDEAGTLITKSKNDSGKTVRGISHIGNMALLSLEGPGMVGIPGISKRFFEVLSQADISVVLITQASSEHSICVGISADDVEQSVEIVNDAFAYEIERGKIKQVIPEKGLAIVALVGDNMKSHQGLSGKMFSTLGKNNVNIRVIAQGASERNISCVINEKDVKKALNALHEEFFEENVKQLNLFVMGVGNVGAKFLNQIKAQEKYLKKNLKLNVRVIGMSNSRTMLFDEKGIQLDKWEEVLSKGEKADRQLFIQKVNDLNYRNSIFVDNTASAEIAETYPSFLGNSISVVTCNKIACSSDYENYSNLKSLAREYNAPFLFETNVGAGLPIIDTLKNLIASGDKILKIQAVLSGSLNFVFNNFNDTTTFQEIVKRAQKEGYTEPDPKIDLSGIDVMRKILILARESGYVLEIDDIKNDSFLPEESLATKNNEEFFESLAKYEADFQKIYGNAKAKNCKLKYVAQFENGQASVGLQEIPKGHDFYNLEGSDNIVLFYTERYPSLPLIIKGAGAGSEVTASGIFADIIRIGNF, encoded by the coding sequence ATGAAAGTCTTGAAATTTGGGGGCTCATCGGTAGCTAGCCCCGAGAATATTATAAAAATCAAAAACATTCTGTCATCCTATGATGATAGAATTATTGTTGTAGTATCTGCCTTTGGTGGAATTACCGATCAACTTTTGCAAGCAGGGGATTTAGCTGCAAGACAAAAAACGGAGTATAAGGAGGTATTAAGAGAAATAGAATCCAGACATTTGGATACTGTTAAGGAATTGATTCCCATTACTTCACAAAGCAAAGCACTGAGCAAGGTTAAATCAGAATTGAACGTTTTGGAAACGTTGCTGGAGGGCGCCTATTTTATAGGTGAGATTACACCAAAACTATCGGATAAAATAGTAAGCTTTGGAGAACTACTTTCCTCATATATCATTAGTGAATATTTGATATCAGAGGAACTGGACGTTGTTTATAAGGATAGCAGGGACTTGATAAAAACATTTAAACTGGCAGGCAAAAACGTGGTAGACTTTGCCGTTACCGATTCCAACTGTAGAGATTTTTTTGCCACCAATACGGCCTCAATAAGTGTCTGCCCAGGATTCATAGCCACATCAAAAAATGATGAAATTACTACTTTGGGCAGAGGAGGTTCCGATTATACTGCAGCTATTTACGCCGCAGCATTGGAAGCGGATATTCTTGAAATATGGACCGATGTAAGTGGTATGTACACGGCAAATCCCAAGTTGGTGAAACAGGCAAAGGCAATTACCCATATTTCCTATGAGGAGGCGATGGAACTTTCACATTTTGGAGCCAAGGTATTATACCCCCCAACAATACAGCCTGTGTTGTCAAAAGGAATATCCATCATCATAAAAAATACCTTTAAACCTGATGAGGCAGGTACCCTAATTACAAAATCCAAAAACGACAGTGGAAAAACGGTTCGTGGTATAAGCCATATTGGAAATATGGCACTTCTATCTTTGGAAGGACCTGGAATGGTTGGAATTCCCGGGATTTCAAAAAGATTTTTCGAAGTATTATCGCAAGCGGATATCAGTGTCGTCCTAATTACCCAAGCATCCTCGGAACACTCTATTTGCGTTGGCATATCAGCCGATGATGTAGAACAATCAGTGGAAATCGTAAACGATGCCTTTGCCTATGAAATAGAGAGAGGTAAAATAAAGCAGGTAATCCCAGAAAAAGGACTCGCGATTGTGGCTCTGGTAGGTGATAATATGAAAAGTCATCAAGGACTCAGCGGTAAGATGTTCAGCACTCTAGGAAAGAACAATGTAAACATAAGGGTTATAGCACAAGGGGCCTCTGAGAGAAATATATCCTGTGTAATTAACGAAAAAGATGTAAAAAAAGCCCTGAACGCCCTTCACGAAGAATTTTTTGAGGAAAACGTCAAACAGCTTAATCTTTTTGTCATGGGCGTTGGCAACGTGGGTGCCAAATTTTTGAATCAAATAAAAGCACAGGAAAAATATTTGAAGAAAAACTTGAAGCTCAATGTACGTGTCATTGGTATGTCCAATTCAAGAACAATGCTTTTTGATGAAAAAGGAATACAGCTCGATAAATGGGAAGAAGTTTTATCCAAAGGTGAAAAAGCAGATAGGCAACTTTTTATACAAAAGGTAAATGACTTGAACTACCGCAACAGCATTTTTGTGGATAATACCGCAAGTGCCGAAATAGCGGAGACCTATCCTTCGTTTTTAGGCAATAGCATATCGGTGGTGACCTGTAATAAAATAGCATGTTCATCTGACTATGAAAACTATTCGAATCTAAAGTCCCTCGCAAGGGAATACAATGCTCCTTTTTTGTTTGAGACCAATGTGGGCGCAGGACTTCCCATAATAGATACATTGAAGAATCTGATTGCCTCCGGAGACAAAATACTTAAGATACAGGCCGTTCTATCTGGCAGTTTAAACTTTGTCTTTAATAATTTCAACGATACCACTACATTTCAGGAAATCGTAAAACGGGCGCAAAAAGAGGGTTATACCGAGCCAGATCCTAAAATAGATTTAAGTGGAATTGACGTTATGCGAAAAATACTCATCTTGGCAAGGGAGAGCGGATATGTTTTGGAAATTGATGATATCAAAAACGATTCCTTTTTACCCGAAGAAAGTTTGGCTACCAAAAACAACGAGGAGTTCTTTGAATCCTTGGCAAAATACGAAGCAGATTTTCAGAAAATATATGGTAATGCCAAGGCCAAGAACTGCAAACTAAAGTATGTGGCCCAATTTGAAAACGGTCAGGCCAGTGTTGGACTACAGGAAATTCCCAAAGGCCATGATTTTTACAATTTAGAGGGAAGTGACAATATTGTTCTGTTTTATACCGAAAGATATCCAAGTCTGCCCTTGATCATCAAAGGTGCTGGTGCGGGCTCTGAGGTTACCGCCTCTGGTATTTTTGCGGACATCATAAGAATCGGTAATTTTTAA
- a CDS encoding ATP-dependent Clp protease ATP-binding subunit translates to MDDNFSPRVKDVIAYSKEEALRLGHDFIGTEHLMLGLLRDGSGKAISILDALDVDLDHLRRKVEILSPSNPNAGNVQKDKKNLHLTRQAERALKTTFLEAKLFQSSSINTAHLLLCILRNENDPTTKLLHKLKVDYDGVKEQFKFMITSDDDIVDSPTSESFPSDSDESNEGKESTFGTNPGNKSSKKSKTPVLDNFGRDLTLMAEENRLDPVVGREKEIERVSQILSRRKKNNPLLIGEPGVGKSAIAEGLALRIINKKVSRILYNKRVVTLDLASLVAGTKYRGQFEERMKAVMNELEKNDDVILFIDEIHTIVGAGGATGSLDASNMFKPALARGEIQCIGATTLDEYRQYIEKDGALERRFQKVIVEPTTVDETIEILHNIKGKYEDHHNVSYTDEAIEACVKLTNRYMTDRFLPDKAIDALDEAGSRVHIVNMDVPKQILELEKKLEDVRELKNSVVKKQKYEEAAKLRDDEKRLEKDLSIAQEKWEDESKLHKETVTEDNVADVVSMMSGIPVNRIAQTESNKLAGLPKLIKANVIGQDEAVAKVSKAIQRNRAGLKDPNKPIGSFIFLGQTGVGKTQLAKVMAKELFDSEDALIRIDMSEYMEKFAISRLVGAPPGYVGYEEGGQLTEKVRRKPYSVILLDEVEKAHPDVFNMLLQVLDDGYLTDSLGRKIDFRNTIIIMTSNIGARQLKDFGQGVGFGTSAKKEQADTHQKGVIENALKKAFAPEFLNRIDDVIVFNPLEREHIHQIIDIELSKLYNRIKGIGYELKLSEAAKDYIAEKGFDKQYGARPLKRAIQKYIEDALAEEIVNSKLKEGDTINMDLDEKKEELTIKIDKPEESPKSE, encoded by the coding sequence ATGGACGACAATTTTTCACCTAGAGTAAAAGATGTAATTGCTTACAGTAAAGAGGAAGCTTTAAGGCTTGGACACGATTTTATCGGCACCGAGCATTTAATGCTTGGGCTGTTGAGGGATGGAAGTGGAAAAGCAATAAGTATTTTGGATGCCTTGGACGTAGACTTGGATCATTTGCGGAGAAAGGTGGAAATACTTAGTCCTTCCAATCCCAATGCTGGGAACGTACAAAAAGACAAGAAAAATCTTCATCTGACAAGACAAGCGGAACGGGCCTTAAAAACGACCTTTTTAGAGGCCAAGCTATTCCAAAGTTCATCAATAAATACCGCTCATTTGCTGCTATGTATTTTGCGCAATGAAAACGACCCTACAACCAAATTACTTCACAAGCTGAAAGTAGATTATGATGGGGTTAAAGAGCAATTCAAGTTTATGATAACCAGCGATGACGATATAGTGGATTCCCCAACATCGGAATCGTTCCCAAGTGATTCGGATGAATCTAATGAAGGAAAGGAAAGTACTTTTGGAACCAACCCAGGAAACAAAAGCTCCAAAAAATCCAAAACTCCGGTGTTGGACAATTTTGGAAGAGATCTTACCCTTATGGCGGAGGAAAACAGATTGGACCCTGTCGTGGGAAGGGAGAAGGAAATAGAACGTGTTTCACAAATTCTTAGTAGAAGGAAAAAAAACAACCCTCTTCTAATTGGAGAGCCCGGCGTTGGTAAAAGTGCCATAGCCGAAGGGTTGGCCCTAAGAATAATAAACAAAAAAGTATCCCGTATACTTTACAATAAAAGGGTAGTCACTTTAGATTTAGCTTCCTTGGTAGCGGGTACGAAGTATCGTGGCCAGTTTGAGGAACGTATGAAGGCCGTAATGAACGAATTGGAGAAAAACGATGACGTAATCCTGTTCATTGATGAGATACATACGATTGTAGGGGCAGGAGGTGCTACCGGTAGTTTGGATGCCTCCAATATGTTCAAACCTGCTTTGGCCAGGGGTGAAATACAATGTATAGGTGCTACTACGCTAGATGAATACAGACAGTACATCGAGAAAGATGGAGCCTTGGAAAGAAGGTTCCAAAAAGTAATAGTAGAGCCTACAACAGTAGATGAAACCATAGAGATTCTACACAATATTAAAGGCAAGTACGAAGATCACCACAATGTTAGCTATACGGATGAAGCTATTGAAGCCTGCGTTAAGTTAACGAATAGGTATATGACGGACAGATTTCTACCGGACAAGGCCATTGACGCCTTGGACGAGGCAGGTTCCCGAGTCCACATAGTAAATATGGACGTTCCAAAACAAATTTTAGAACTTGAAAAGAAACTGGAAGATGTTAGGGAACTTAAAAATTCGGTAGTTAAAAAGCAAAAGTATGAAGAGGCTGCCAAATTGAGGGACGATGAAAAAAGACTAGAAAAAGATTTGTCCATTGCCCAGGAAAAGTGGGAAGACGAAAGCAAACTTCATAAGGAAACGGTTACTGAGGACAATGTTGCCGATGTAGTTTCCATGATGAGCGGTATTCCCGTAAATAGAATTGCCCAAACCGAAAGTAATAAACTTGCAGGGTTGCCCAAGCTTATTAAAGCCAATGTTATTGGACAAGATGAGGCGGTGGCCAAGGTATCCAAAGCTATTCAAAGGAACAGGGCAGGTTTAAAAGACCCCAACAAGCCTATAGGCTCATTTATATTTTTAGGACAGACAGGTGTGGGTAAAACCCAATTGGCAAAAGTAATGGCCAAGGAGCTTTTTGATTCCGAGGACGCACTTATTCGGATAGATATGAGCGAGTATATGGAGAAATTCGCCATATCAAGATTAGTAGGTGCGCCTCCAGGCTATGTAGGATATGAAGAGGGCGGTCAATTGACTGAGAAGGTTAGGAGAAAACCATATTCGGTGATTCTTTTGGACGAAGTGGAAAAGGCCCATCCAGATGTATTCAACATGTTGTTGCAAGTTTTGGATGATGGCTACCTAACCGATAGTCTTGGACGCAAAATCGACTTCAGAAACACCATAATCATTATGACCTCGAATATTGGGGCCCGACAATTGAAGGATTTTGGCCAAGGAGTAGGTTTTGGAACTTCGGCTAAAAAGGAACAAGCTGACACGCATCAAAAAGGGGTTATAGAAAATGCCTTGAAAAAGGCCTTTGCCCCAGAATTCTTGAACCGAATTGACGATGTCATTGTGTTTAACCCATTGGAAAGGGAACATATCCATCAAATTATAGATATCGAGCTATCCAAATTGTATAACCGAATCAAAGGAATAGGGTATGAATTAAAGCTTTCCGAAGCTGCAAAGGACTACATTGCTGAAAAGGGTTTTGACAAACAATATGGTGCCAGACCTTTAAAAAGGGCAATACAGAAGTATATTGAAGACGCCTTGGCAGAGGAAATAGTCAATTCCAAATTGAAGGAAGGAGATACCATAAACATGGATTTGGATGAGAAGAAAGAAGAGCTTACCATTAAAATCGATAAACCAGAGGAATCTCCAAAATCTGAATAA